The following proteins come from a genomic window of Lolium rigidum isolate FL_2022 chromosome 5, APGP_CSIRO_Lrig_0.1, whole genome shotgun sequence:
- the LOC124654457 gene encoding FT-interacting protein 7-like, translated as MQPQRPQPEDYSLKETTPHLGGFMAAGDKRTSTYDLVEQMQYLYVRVVKAKDLSAKDATGSCDPYVEIKLGNYKGTTRYFEKNANPEWNQVFAFPKERIQSSYVEVVVKDKDFGKDDFIGRVVFDLNEVPKRVPPDSPLAPEWYRLEGRKEGKVGELMLAVWMGSQADEAFPEAWHSDAATVPSDGLASIRSKVYLTPKLWYLRVNVIEAQDLIPSDKNRNPEVYVKATLGNQVLRTRIWANKNANPMWNEDLMFVAAEPFEDHLTLSVEDRIAQNKDEVLGKAIIPLQNVDRRLDHRPVHSRWCNLEKHVSGDGEQKKKDAKFSSRIHVRISLDGGYHVLDESTHYSSDLRATAKQLWKPRVGVLELGILNAQGLLPMKTKDGRGTTDSYCVAKYGHKWVRTRTIIDSFNPKWNEQYTWDVYDPCTVITIGVFDNCHLQGEKAKGNNDGRIGKVRIRLSTLEAGRVYTHSYPLIILLPTGVKKMGEVQLAVRFTCSSLVNMMQMYSQPLLPKMHYIYPLSVTQLDNLRLQATQMVSMRLSRAEPPLRKEVVEYMLDVDSHMWSMRKSKANFFRIMKLLAPLVGAAKWSGQICEWKNPLTTVLIHVLFIILVLYPELILPTIFLYLFLIGIWYYRWRPRQPPHMDTRLSHAETSHPDELDEESIAGRVQTLVGDLATQGERLQSLLSWRDPRATAIFVTFCLIAAVVLYLTPFRIVAFFAGLYLLRHPRFRHRLPSVPLNFFRRLPARTDSML; from the exons ATGCAGCCGCAGCGCCCACAGCCCGAGGACTACTCCTTGAAAGAGACAACGCCTCACCTTGGGGGTTTTATGGCAGCAGGTGACAAGCGAACTAGCACATATGACCTTGTGGAGCAGATGCAGTATCTCTATGTGCGTGTTGTCAAGGCCAAAGATCTCTCTGCCAAAGATGCGACTGGGAGCTGTGACCCGTATGTGGAGATCAAGCTTGGTAATTACAAGGGAACCACCCGTTACTTCGAGAAGAATGCTAACCCAGAGTGGAATCAGGTCTTTGCCTTTCCCAAGGAACGCATCCAATCCTCCTATGTCGAGGTCGTTGTCAAAGACAAGGACTTTGGTAAGGATGATTTCATTGGGCGAGTTGTGTTTGACCTCAATGAAGTTCCAAAGAGAGTTCCGCCTGACAGCCCGTTGGCACCAGAGTGGTACCGTCTTGAGGGTCGCAAGGAGGGAAAGGTAGGGGAGCTCATGTTGGCTGTCTGGATGGGTTCGCAAGCAGACGAAGCTTTTCCTGAAGCATGGCATTCTGATGCTGCAACTGTCCCTAGTGATGGTCTTGCAAGCATAAGGTCTAAGGTGTATTTAACTCCTAAACTTTGGTATCTCAGGGTAAATGTTATTGAGGCACAAGACCTGATACCAAGTGACAAGAACCGAAATCCTGAAGTTTATGTGAAAGCTACACTAGGGAATCAGGTCTTGAGGACAAGGATATGGGCAAACAAGAATGCTAATCCCATGTGGAATGAGGATTTGATGTTTGTGGCAGCTGAACCATTTGAGGACCACTTGACTCTGAGCGTTGAGGACCGGATTGCACAGAACAAGGATGAGGTATTAGGAAAAGCAATTATTCCACTGCAGAATGTAGACAGGCGGCTTGACCACAGGCCAGTACACAGCCGATGGTGTAATCTTGAGAAGCATGTGTCTGGAGATGGGGAACAGAAGAAAAAAGATGCCAAGTTCTCTAGTCGTATTCATGTCAGGATTTCTCTGGATGGTGGGTATCATGTTCTGGACGAGTCAACGCATTACAGTAGTGATCTGAGGGCCACTGCAAAACAGTTGTGGAAGCCTAGGGTTGGGGTTCTTGAGCTAGGAATCTTGAATGCTCAGGGTTTACTGCCAATGAAGACAAAGGATGGGCGTGGCACCACGGATTCTTATTGTGTTGCAAAGTATGGGCACAAATGGGTTAGAACAAGGACTATCATTGACAGTTTCAACCCAAAATGGAATGAGCAATACACTTGGGATGTGTATGATCCATGCACTGTTATAACAATTGGTGTGTTTGATAACTGTCACTTGCAAGGAGAGAAGGCAAAGGGTAACAATGATGGTAGAATTGGCAAGGTAAGGATCCGCCTGTCTACTCTTGAGGCTGGTAGGGTCTACACCCACTCTTACCCTCTTATCATTTTGCTTCCTACGGGGGTGAAGAAGATGGGTGAAGTGCAGCTTGCTGTGCGGTTCACATGCTCCTCGCTAGTAAACATGATGCAGATGTACTCTCAGCCGCTGCTGCCAAAGATGCACTATATTTACCCTCTGTCTGTCACACAGCTTGACAATCTGAGGCTCCAGGCTACTCAGATGGTCTCGATGAGATTAAGCCGTGCCGAGCCACCTCTCAGGAAGGAAGTTGTTGAGTACATGTTGGATGTGGATTCTCACATGTGGAGCATGAGGAAGAGCAAGGCAAACTTCTTCAGGATTATGAAACTATTGGCTCCCCTGGTTGGTGCTGCTAAGTGGTCTGGTCAGATTTGCGAATGGAAGAACCCACTGACAACTGTGCTCATTCATGTCCTCTTCATCATCTTGGTGCTGTATCCAGAGCTGATCCTTCCAACAATATTCCTTTACCTGTTCTTGATAGGGATCTGGTACTACCGGTGGAGGCCGAGGCAGCCACCTCACATGGACACCCGTCTTTCACATGCAGAAACTTCCCACCCTGATGAACTTGATGAGGA GAGCATTGCTGGCAGGGTACAGACACTTGTTGGTGACCTGGCAACACAAGGTGAGAGACTGCAGTCCCTGCTGAGCTGGCGCGATCCAAGGGCTACTGCCATCTTTGTGACCTTCTGCTTGATCGCCGCTGTCGTGCTGTACCTGACGCCGTTCCGCATAGTCGCGTTCTTTGCTGGGCTGTATTTGCTGAGGCACCCTAGGTTCCGCCACAGGCTTCCATCTGTTCCCCTCAACTTCTTCAGGAGGTTGCCGGCGAGAACTGACAGCATGCTGTGA